GACTAGCGGAACGGCGTAAACCACACCAACTAGCCGTGCGAGCAAGCGGTGGAACCATTCCCAGAAGAAGATGAATTTGAAGTCCGTAAGGCTCATCCCGCCAAGGCTGGCCTCGAGCCGGTATTCGGGTGTCGCCTGATATTTGGCAAATTCCGCCCGCCACTCGGCCTCGTTGAGCGGTGGGAGAACACCAGTAGCGACATTCCACTCAGTGATCGAAAGCCCGCTTTCGGTGAGCCGCGTGATCCCGCCGACCAGCACGATCACCACCACAAAAAGGGCAACAATTTCGAGCCAACGGGCGATCGCAAGCGGCTGCGCGCGATCTGGCGAGGGAGGGAATGCCATAATGCGGTGCTAGATGTGCCGCATTCCCGCTGCATGCAAGCCCGTTTGCCGCATACTCGCGTGCGATTCCTGCAATTGCGTGACCAAAATCGCACGCAGATATGCGGGACCCACTTGCGAAATGTGATAATGTTACATATGTCAGCCCCGCAATGACGGAAACTCAGGATACAAATTCGGCGATTCGTCGCCATCTCGACAAGACGGGAATCGCGATATCCGCGCTTTGCGCGGTGCATTGCGTGCTAACGATTATTATCGTGTCGGGCCTTGGTGTCGGCGGTCAGTTTTTCTTCAGCGAGGAGATTCACCGCTACGCATTGGTCGTTGCCCTGATTATCGCGGCGGTTGGGATCGGCTGGGGCGCCTTGATGCACCGCCGGCGCGAGCCGTTTGTGATCGCGATGATGGGCTTGAGTTTTATGGGCGGCGCGCTCGCATCGCCGCACGGCACACAAGAAGCGATCCTGACAATTATCGGCGTCGCATTGGTTTCGCTCGGCCATCTGCTCAATCTCCGCGCGCACAAGTAACCGAAGTTTTAGAGCCTGCATCAAAACTTGCAGGTTGCCTGCACGCGCCATCTGCGTATTTCGGGACACATGAGCGAAACCAAGAGCATCACCCTGAACGGAGAGCCGCGCAACACCGCGGCATCAACTATCGCCGATCTTGTGCGCGAACTTGAGCTGACACCGGAGAAAGTCGCCGTGGAGCGCAATGGCGAAATCGTTCCGCGCTCGACGCTGGAGCAGGCTTCAGTGACCGCAAACGACAGACTGGAAATCGTTCACTTTGTAGGCGGAGGCGATCACAGCGACACTTGGTGCGTAGCGGGGCGTACCTTCACCTCGCGCCTGATCGTGGGAACGGGCAAGTACAAGGACTTCGAGCAAAACGCCGCCGCCGTAGAGGCTTCGGGCGCAGAGATCGTCACCGTTGCGGTGCGCCGTGTGAATGTCAGCGATCCGAAAGCGCCGATGCTCACCGACTATATTGACCCCAAGAAGACGACTTACCTTCCCAACACCGCAGGATGCTTCACTGCCGACGATGCAATCCGGACTCTGCGCCTGGCGCGCGAAGCGGGGGGTTGGGACCTGGTCAAACTCGAAGTGCTGGGCGAGGCGCGCACGCTCTATCCGGATATGCGCGAGACATTGACCGCAACCGAGACGCTCGCGAAGGAAGGGTTTCTTCCGATGGTCTATTGCGTCGACGATCCCATTGCAGCGAAGCAATTGGAAGATGCAGGCGCGGTCGCGATCATGCCGCTGGGCGCGCCGATCGGCTCGGGGCTTGGAATACAAAACCAAGTCACGATCCGCCTCATAGTGGAAGGGGCCAATGTGCCAGTTCTGGTTGATGCAGGCGTGGGAACAGCGTCTGATGCTGCGGTCGGCATGGAGCTGGGCTGCGACGGCATCCTGATGAACACTGCAATTGCCGAGGCAAAAGACCCGATCCGCATGGCCCGCGCGATGAGGCTTGCGGTTGAAGGTGGGCGCGAAGCCTATCTCGCTGGCCGGATGGGCCGGCGCAAATATGCCGATCCTTCGAGTCCGTTAGCCGGACTGATCTGACACCCGACCGGATGGCGCGCAGGTCCGAAAGACCAAACAATCGCGCCTCATGGTTACTACGTATTAACCAAAGTGTCGCAGAACCGTCTTCTGAACTCAGGAGACCGTAATTGACCCTTGCCAGCACAGCCACCTTGGCCATTGCCGAAATGCGCGAATTCGCAGAATTCAGCGCGTGCGAGCAGCGCTATATCAAGCGTAGCCTCGATATTGGCATGTCGCGCTGCGATGCGTTCAAGCTGTGGGGGCGCAGCGAGGCGGAGAACACCGCCATCCGCCGCCAATATGTCGCCTATCAGGACTTGAAGGCGCTGCGCGGCCTAATTCCGCAAGAAGGTACAATCGGCGAAATTGAGCGCTTCATTGGAAAGCTTGTGCGCATGGCCGCCTTCGATCTGGCGCAAGAGCGCATCTCAAGCTTTTCAGCCTTCCGGTTTCTTTATGAGCGCATGCTCGGCCCGGAATCGCGCCCGTATCTGCCCGCAGCATTCTGTGCCGCAGCAGCTCTGCCATTGATCCGCCCGCAGCATCGCAAAACATTGCTTCAAAGCCTGAGCGAAGCGGCTGCAACTGCACCGGGCTGGTCGAACAAAAGCCCGAGTTTCTATCCAGAATATGTCGAAGAGGCTGAAGCAGCCTAGAGCTCTTCGACGATGAGATAGGTCACGGTCGTCTCGCCGATATTCACGACCTCGTGCCAATCGACCCCATTGCTTGAATAATGCGAGCCGGTGGAGATTTCAGCCACGCGAACACCCTGCTCGCTGGTTAGCTGCATCGTACCGCCGCTCAGCGCATAGCCGTAATGTGCGGGGTGAAAGTGGCGTTCATGCCCCACGCCGGGAGGGAAAGTGCAGCGAAGGACGCGGTGGGTCTGCGTTTCATGTTGCAGCTCACAAACCGGCTCTCCTTCCCATCCCGCCGCGAGCGCATCGGGAAGTTGCGGCGTGCTGGCATAGACTGCCGTGGCTGCAAAAAGAGCGCATGCGCCTAGGCTCAACACTCGGCCAGCACTCGACATCAACGATACAGCCCGTCAACCCGATCCTGGTAGCGGTCGCGGATCTTGTGCCGCCTGATCTTCATGCTCGGGGTCATTTCCTCGTTGTCGATTGAGAACGCCTCGTCCGCAAAAGCGAACTGGCGTACTTTCTCGACCACCGACAGATCAACATTGGTCCGGTCAACGGCTTTGCGCACCGCCTGTTTGAAGGCGGGTAAATCTTGCAAGGCGGCCATGTCGAATTTCTCGTCATTGGCGCGCGCCCACTCGAGCGCCCATTCAGCATCAGGCACGATCAGACCGACCACATAGGGCCGCTTGTCGCCGCTCACCATCGCCTGCGCGATCTCGGGTTGGAGCGTCAGCATGCCCTCGATCTTTTGCGGGGCAACATTGTCGCCCTTGTCGTTGACGATCATGTCTTTCTTGCGGTCGGTGATGACGATCCGGCCAGCTTCATCAAGATGGCCGATATCACCTGTGTGCAGCCAGCCATCGACGATGGTGCGCTCGGTCTCGGCCTCGTTGCGCCAATAGCCGTGCATAACCAGCTCGCCCCGGCACAGGATTTCGCCATCCTCAGCGATCTTGATCTCGACCCCCCGCATGGGAGGGCCAACTGTGTCCATCTTGAGGCCGGTCTTGGGCCGGTTGCAGCTCATCACAGGTCCGGCTTCGGTCTGGCCATAGCCTTGCAGCATGGTCAGGCCCATGGCTTCGAAGAAATTGCCAACCTCAGGATTGAGCGGAGCGCCGCCTGAAACCATCGCCTTCATCCGGCCGCCAAAGCGTTGGCGAATCTTCGGGCGAAGCGTCTTTTCGACCAACAGATCAAGCGGACGGTCGCGCTTGCGCTTCTTGCCGTCCTTCGATTTTTCGCTGATCTTGAGCGCGCTATCCATCATGAAGTTGGCAACGCGGCCCTGTTTCTCAACCTGCTTCATGATCCGGGTGCGCAACACTTCGAACAGGCGCGGGACCACGACCATGATCGTCGGGCGGGTTTCCTCGATATTCGAGGCAAGCTTCTCCAGACCCTCGGAATAGAAAATCTCCGCCCCCACCGCGATTGGCAGATATTGCCCTCCGGTATGCTCGTAAGCATGGCTCAGGGGCAGGAAGGAGAGGAAACGTTCATCCGAGATCCCGAAATCATTGATCAGAATTTCAGCGGCGCCAGCGGCATTGCACAGGATCGAACCATGATGCTGCATCACTCCGCGCGGGGCGCCACCCGTGCCGCTGGTGTAGATCAGGCATGCGGTGTCACCGCGAGCAATCTTGGCGATGCGCTCATCGACCGCCTTACGGGCAGCCGCCGCATCGCCAACGACCAGATCAGCCCAGTTGTGATATTCAAAACTGCTTGATTGCTTGCGGT
This genomic window from uncultured Erythrobacter sp. contains:
- a CDS encoding MerC domain-containing protein; this encodes MTETQDTNSAIRRHLDKTGIAISALCAVHCVLTIIIVSGLGVGGQFFFSEEIHRYALVVALIIAAVGIGWGALMHRRREPFVIAMMGLSFMGGALASPHGTQEAILTIIGVALVSLGHLLNLRAHK
- the thiS gene encoding sulfur carrier protein ThiS — its product is MSETKSITLNGEPRNTAASTIADLVRELELTPEKVAVERNGEIVPRSTLEQASVTANDRLEIVHFVGGGDHSDTWCVAGRTFTSRLIVGTGKYKDFEQNAAAVEASGAEIVTVAVRRVNVSDPKAPMLTDYIDPKKTTYLPNTAGCFTADDAIRTLRLAREAGGWDLVKLEVLGEARTLYPDMRETLTATETLAKEGFLPMVYCVDDPIAAKQLEDAGAVAIMPLGAPIGSGLGIQNQVTIRLIVEGANVPVLVDAGVGTASDAAVGMELGCDGILMNTAIAEAKDPIRMARAMRLAVEGGREAYLAGRMGRRKYADPSSPLAGLI
- a CDS encoding cupin domain-containing protein, coding for MSSAGRVLSLGACALFAATAVYASTPQLPDALAAGWEGEPVCELQHETQTHRVLRCTFPPGVGHERHFHPAHYGYALSGGTMQLTSEQGVRVAEISTGSHYSSNGVDWHEVVNIGETTVTYLIVEEL
- a CDS encoding AMP-dependent synthetase/ligase yields the protein MRADEKGDAPFLGRREDGEWRTQSWSEVAEQICLLAESLRRIGLKYGERVALVSENRPEWCIADIAIMAAGCVSVPTYITNTERDHAHILDNSGARAVVVSTEKLLAPVVGAIGRTGIVDHVIGIDDLHRKQSSSFEYHNWADLVVGDAAAARKAVDERIAKIARGDTACLIYTSGTGGAPRGVMQHHGSILCNAAGAAEILINDFGISDERFLSFLPLSHAYEHTGGQYLPIAVGAEIFYSEGLEKLASNIEETRPTIMVVVPRLFEVLRTRIMKQVEKQGRVANFMMDSALKISEKSKDGKKRKRDRPLDLLVEKTLRPKIRQRFGGRMKAMVSGGAPLNPEVGNFFEAMGLTMLQGYGQTEAGPVMSCNRPKTGLKMDTVGPPMRGVEIKIAEDGEILCRGELVMHGYWRNEAETERTIVDGWLHTGDIGHLDEAGRIVITDRKKDMIVNDKGDNVAPQKIEGMLTLQPEIAQAMVSGDKRPYVVGLIVPDAEWALEWARANDEKFDMAALQDLPAFKQAVRKAVDRTNVDLSVVEKVRQFAFADEAFSIDNEEMTPSMKIRRHKIRDRYQDRVDGLYR